The following proteins come from a genomic window of Eulemur rufifrons isolate Redbay chromosome 24, OSU_ERuf_1, whole genome shotgun sequence:
- the JOSD2 gene encoding josephin-2 isoform X2 — MRDAIAGGEHTRERIVWKLSREPTHYISQNPLSSSGRVVHDGEGLWVAFPGFAAGTDGSCSPTFSVGDSGLPGQEARLCRVGQAYRGGPPGVVVRHAGTAGSCSPSRLPSQRGAARPALGARAAAQGDAGAPGSGERRGRRGEGRCLAKGERRVWGAKDGMSQAPGAQPNQPSVYHERQRLELCAVHALNNVLQQQLFSQEAADEICKRLAPDSRLNPHRSLLGTGNYDVNVIMAALQGLGLAAVWWDRRRPLSQLALPQVLGLILNLPSPVSLGLLSLPLRRRHWVALRQVDGVYYNLDSKLRAPEALGDEDGVRAFLAAALAQGLCEVLLVVTKEVEEKGCWLRTD, encoded by the exons ATGCGTGACGCCATCGCAGGGGGCGAGCACACACGAGAGCGAATTGTCTGGAAGCTATCGCGAGAGCCTACccactacatttcccagaatcctcTGAGCAGCAGTGGGCGTGTAGTACACGACGGGGAGGGCCTCTGGGTCGCATTTCCGGGGTTTGCGGCGGGGACCGACGGAAGTTGTAGTCCTACGTTTTCTGTGGGCGACAGCGGACTTCCGGGCCAGGAGGCCCGCTTGTGCCGTGTGGGGCAAGCGTACCGCGGGGGCCCCCCGGGAGTCGTAGTCCGGCACGCCGGGACCGCCGGGAGCTGTAGTCCGTCCCGCCTGCCCAGTCAGCGCGGTGCTGCCCGCCCCGCACTCGGAGCCAGAGCCGCCGCCCAGGGGGATGCGGGAGCCCCTGGCTCGGGGGAGCGGAGAGGCAGGCGGGGTGAGGGGCGTTGCCTGGCAAAGGGCGAGCGCCGTGTTTGGG GAGCCAAGGACGGCATGTCCCAGGCCCCAGGAGCCCAGCCGAACCAGCCGTCTGTGTACCACGAACGGCAACGCCTGGAACTGTGTGCCGTCCACGCCCTCAACAACGTTCTGCAGCAGCAGCTCTTTAGCCAGGAGGCTGCCGATGAGATCTGCAAGAG GTTGGCTCCAGACTCCCGGCTGAACCCCCATCGCAGCCTCCTGGGCACTGGCAACTATGACGTCAATGTGATCATGGCCGCCCTGCAAGGACTGGGTCTGGCCGCCGTGTGGTGGGACCGGAGGAG GCCCCTGTCCcagctggccctgccccaggTGCTGGGGCTGATCCTGAACCTGCCCTCACCCGTGTCGCTGGGGCTGCTGTCCCTACCACTGCGCCGGCGGCACTGGGTGGCTCTGCGCCAGGTGGACGGCGTCTACTACAACCTGGACTCCAAGCTGCGGGCGCCCGAGGCCCTGGGGGACGAGGACGGCGTCAG GGCCTTCCTGGCGGCTGCGCTGGCCCAGGGCCTGTGTGAGGTGCTGCTGGTGGTGACcaaggaggtggaggagaagggCTGCTGGCTGCGGACAGACTGA
- the JOSD2 gene encoding josephin-2 isoform X6, protein MSQAPGAQPNQPSVYHERQRLELCAVHALNNVLQQQLFSQEAADEICKRLAPDSRLNPHRSLLGTGNYDVNVIMAALQGLGLAAVWWDRRRPLSQLALPQVLGLILNLPSPVSLGLLSLPLRRRHWVALRQVDGVYYNLDSKLRAPEALGDEDGVRAFLAAALAQGLCEVLLVVTKEVEEKGCWLRTD, encoded by the exons ATGTCCCAGGCCCCAGGAGCCCAGCCGAACCAGCCGTCTGTGTACCACGAACGGCAACGCCTGGAACTGTGTGCCGTCCACGCCCTCAACAACGTTCTGCAGCAGCAGCTCTTTAGCCAGGAGGCTGCCGATGAGATCTGCAAGAG GTTGGCTCCAGACTCCCGGCTGAACCCCCATCGCAGCCTCCTGGGCACTGGCAACTATGACGTCAATGTGATCATGGCCGCCCTGCAAGGACTGGGTCTGGCCGCCGTGTGGTGGGACCGGAGGAG GCCCCTGTCCcagctggccctgccccaggTGCTGGGGCTGATCCTGAACCTGCCCTCACCCGTGTCGCTGGGGCTGCTGTCCCTACCACTGCGCCGGCGGCACTGGGTGGCTCTGCGCCAGGTGGACGGCGTCTACTACAACCTGGACTCCAAGCTGCGGGCGCCCGAGGCCCTGGGGGACGAGGACGGCGTCAG GGCCTTCCTGGCGGCTGCGCTGGCCCAGGGCCTGTGTGAGGTGCTGCTGGTGGTGACcaaggaggtggaggagaagggCTGCTGGCTGCGGACAGACTGA
- the JOSD2 gene encoding josephin-2 isoform X1: MRDAIAGGEHTRERIVWKLSREPTHYISQNPLSSSGRVVHDGEGLWVAFPGFAAGTDGSCSPTFSVGDSGLPGQEARLCRVGQAYRGGPPGVVVRHAGTAGSCSPSRLPSQRGAARPALGARAAAQGDAGAPGSGERRGRRGEGRCLAKGERRVWAGAKDGMSQAPGAQPNQPSVYHERQRLELCAVHALNNVLQQQLFSQEAADEICKRLAPDSRLNPHRSLLGTGNYDVNVIMAALQGLGLAAVWWDRRRPLSQLALPQVLGLILNLPSPVSLGLLSLPLRRRHWVALRQVDGVYYNLDSKLRAPEALGDEDGVRAFLAAALAQGLCEVLLVVTKEVEEKGCWLRTD, translated from the exons ATGCGTGACGCCATCGCAGGGGGCGAGCACACACGAGAGCGAATTGTCTGGAAGCTATCGCGAGAGCCTACccactacatttcccagaatcctcTGAGCAGCAGTGGGCGTGTAGTACACGACGGGGAGGGCCTCTGGGTCGCATTTCCGGGGTTTGCGGCGGGGACCGACGGAAGTTGTAGTCCTACGTTTTCTGTGGGCGACAGCGGACTTCCGGGCCAGGAGGCCCGCTTGTGCCGTGTGGGGCAAGCGTACCGCGGGGGCCCCCCGGGAGTCGTAGTCCGGCACGCCGGGACCGCCGGGAGCTGTAGTCCGTCCCGCCTGCCCAGTCAGCGCGGTGCTGCCCGCCCCGCACTCGGAGCCAGAGCCGCCGCCCAGGGGGATGCGGGAGCCCCTGGCTCGGGGGAGCGGAGAGGCAGGCGGGGTGAGGGGCGTTGCCTGGCAAAGGGCGAGCGCCGTGTTTGGG CAGGAGCCAAGGACGGCATGTCCCAGGCCCCAGGAGCCCAGCCGAACCAGCCGTCTGTGTACCACGAACGGCAACGCCTGGAACTGTGTGCCGTCCACGCCCTCAACAACGTTCTGCAGCAGCAGCTCTTTAGCCAGGAGGCTGCCGATGAGATCTGCAAGAG GTTGGCTCCAGACTCCCGGCTGAACCCCCATCGCAGCCTCCTGGGCACTGGCAACTATGACGTCAATGTGATCATGGCCGCCCTGCAAGGACTGGGTCTGGCCGCCGTGTGGTGGGACCGGAGGAG GCCCCTGTCCcagctggccctgccccaggTGCTGGGGCTGATCCTGAACCTGCCCTCACCCGTGTCGCTGGGGCTGCTGTCCCTACCACTGCGCCGGCGGCACTGGGTGGCTCTGCGCCAGGTGGACGGCGTCTACTACAACCTGGACTCCAAGCTGCGGGCGCCCGAGGCCCTGGGGGACGAGGACGGCGTCAG GGCCTTCCTGGCGGCTGCGCTGGCCCAGGGCCTGTGTGAGGTGCTGCTGGTGGTGACcaaggaggtggaggagaagggCTGCTGGCTGCGGACAGACTGA
- the JOSD2 gene encoding josephin-2 isoform X4, with protein MRDAIAGGEHTRERIVWKLSREPTHYISQNPLSSSGRVVHDGEGLWVAFPGFAAGTDGSCSPTFSVGDSGLPGQEARLCRVGQAYRGGPPGVVVRHAGTAGSCSPSRLPSQRGAARPALGARAAAQGDAGAPGSGERRGRRGAKDGMSQAPGAQPNQPSVYHERQRLELCAVHALNNVLQQQLFSQEAADEICKRLAPDSRLNPHRSLLGTGNYDVNVIMAALQGLGLAAVWWDRRRPLSQLALPQVLGLILNLPSPVSLGLLSLPLRRRHWVALRQVDGVYYNLDSKLRAPEALGDEDGVRAFLAAALAQGLCEVLLVVTKEVEEKGCWLRTD; from the exons ATGCGTGACGCCATCGCAGGGGGCGAGCACACACGAGAGCGAATTGTCTGGAAGCTATCGCGAGAGCCTACccactacatttcccagaatcctcTGAGCAGCAGTGGGCGTGTAGTACACGACGGGGAGGGCCTCTGGGTCGCATTTCCGGGGTTTGCGGCGGGGACCGACGGAAGTTGTAGTCCTACGTTTTCTGTGGGCGACAGCGGACTTCCGGGCCAGGAGGCCCGCTTGTGCCGTGTGGGGCAAGCGTACCGCGGGGGCCCCCCGGGAGTCGTAGTCCGGCACGCCGGGACCGCCGGGAGCTGTAGTCCGTCCCGCCTGCCCAGTCAGCGCGGTGCTGCCCGCCCCGCACTCGGAGCCAGAGCCGCCGCCCAGGGGGATGCGGGAGCCCCTGGCTCGGGGGAGCGGAGAGGCAGGCGGG GAGCCAAGGACGGCATGTCCCAGGCCCCAGGAGCCCAGCCGAACCAGCCGTCTGTGTACCACGAACGGCAACGCCTGGAACTGTGTGCCGTCCACGCCCTCAACAACGTTCTGCAGCAGCAGCTCTTTAGCCAGGAGGCTGCCGATGAGATCTGCAAGAG GTTGGCTCCAGACTCCCGGCTGAACCCCCATCGCAGCCTCCTGGGCACTGGCAACTATGACGTCAATGTGATCATGGCCGCCCTGCAAGGACTGGGTCTGGCCGCCGTGTGGTGGGACCGGAGGAG GCCCCTGTCCcagctggccctgccccaggTGCTGGGGCTGATCCTGAACCTGCCCTCACCCGTGTCGCTGGGGCTGCTGTCCCTACCACTGCGCCGGCGGCACTGGGTGGCTCTGCGCCAGGTGGACGGCGTCTACTACAACCTGGACTCCAAGCTGCGGGCGCCCGAGGCCCTGGGGGACGAGGACGGCGTCAG GGCCTTCCTGGCGGCTGCGCTGGCCCAGGGCCTGTGTGAGGTGCTGCTGGTGGTGACcaaggaggtggaggagaagggCTGCTGGCTGCGGACAGACTGA
- the JOSD2 gene encoding josephin-2 isoform X5 codes for MRDAIAGGEHTRERIVWKLSREPTHYISQNPLSSSGRVVHDGEGLWVAFPGFAAGTDGSCSPTFSVGDSGLPGQEARLCRVGQAYRGGPPGVVVRHAGTAGSCSPSRLPSQRGAARPALGARAAAQGDAGAPGSGERRGRRAGAKDGMSQAPGAQPNQPSVYHERQRLELCAVHALNNVLQQQLFSQEAADEICKRPLSQLALPQVLGLILNLPSPVSLGLLSLPLRRRHWVALRQVDGVYYNLDSKLRAPEALGDEDGVRAFLAAALAQGLCEVLLVVTKEVEEKGCWLRTD; via the exons ATGCGTGACGCCATCGCAGGGGGCGAGCACACACGAGAGCGAATTGTCTGGAAGCTATCGCGAGAGCCTACccactacatttcccagaatcctcTGAGCAGCAGTGGGCGTGTAGTACACGACGGGGAGGGCCTCTGGGTCGCATTTCCGGGGTTTGCGGCGGGGACCGACGGAAGTTGTAGTCCTACGTTTTCTGTGGGCGACAGCGGACTTCCGGGCCAGGAGGCCCGCTTGTGCCGTGTGGGGCAAGCGTACCGCGGGGGCCCCCCGGGAGTCGTAGTCCGGCACGCCGGGACCGCCGGGAGCTGTAGTCCGTCCCGCCTGCCCAGTCAGCGCGGTGCTGCCCGCCCCGCACTCGGAGCCAGAGCCGCCGCCCAGGGGGATGCGGGAGCCCCTGGCTCGGGGGAGCGGAGAGGCAGGCGGG CAGGAGCCAAGGACGGCATGTCCCAGGCCCCAGGAGCCCAGCCGAACCAGCCGTCTGTGTACCACGAACGGCAACGCCTGGAACTGTGTGCCGTCCACGCCCTCAACAACGTTCTGCAGCAGCAGCTCTTTAGCCAGGAGGCTGCCGATGAGATCTGCAAGAG GCCCCTGTCCcagctggccctgccccaggTGCTGGGGCTGATCCTGAACCTGCCCTCACCCGTGTCGCTGGGGCTGCTGTCCCTACCACTGCGCCGGCGGCACTGGGTGGCTCTGCGCCAGGTGGACGGCGTCTACTACAACCTGGACTCCAAGCTGCGGGCGCCCGAGGCCCTGGGGGACGAGGACGGCGTCAG GGCCTTCCTGGCGGCTGCGCTGGCCCAGGGCCTGTGTGAGGTGCTGCTGGTGGTGACcaaggaggtggaggagaagggCTGCTGGCTGCGGACAGACTGA
- the JOSD2 gene encoding josephin-2 isoform X3, protein MRDAIAGGEHTRERIVWKLSREPTHYISQNPLSSSGRVVHDGEGLWVAFPGFAAGTDGSCSPTFSVGDSGLPGQEARLCRVGQAYRGGPPGVVVRHAGTAGSCSPSRLPSQRGAARPALGARAAAQGDAGAPGSGERRGRRAGAKDGMSQAPGAQPNQPSVYHERQRLELCAVHALNNVLQQQLFSQEAADEICKRLAPDSRLNPHRSLLGTGNYDVNVIMAALQGLGLAAVWWDRRRPLSQLALPQVLGLILNLPSPVSLGLLSLPLRRRHWVALRQVDGVYYNLDSKLRAPEALGDEDGVRAFLAAALAQGLCEVLLVVTKEVEEKGCWLRTD, encoded by the exons ATGCGTGACGCCATCGCAGGGGGCGAGCACACACGAGAGCGAATTGTCTGGAAGCTATCGCGAGAGCCTACccactacatttcccagaatcctcTGAGCAGCAGTGGGCGTGTAGTACACGACGGGGAGGGCCTCTGGGTCGCATTTCCGGGGTTTGCGGCGGGGACCGACGGAAGTTGTAGTCCTACGTTTTCTGTGGGCGACAGCGGACTTCCGGGCCAGGAGGCCCGCTTGTGCCGTGTGGGGCAAGCGTACCGCGGGGGCCCCCCGGGAGTCGTAGTCCGGCACGCCGGGACCGCCGGGAGCTGTAGTCCGTCCCGCCTGCCCAGTCAGCGCGGTGCTGCCCGCCCCGCACTCGGAGCCAGAGCCGCCGCCCAGGGGGATGCGGGAGCCCCTGGCTCGGGGGAGCGGAGAGGCAGGCGGG CAGGAGCCAAGGACGGCATGTCCCAGGCCCCAGGAGCCCAGCCGAACCAGCCGTCTGTGTACCACGAACGGCAACGCCTGGAACTGTGTGCCGTCCACGCCCTCAACAACGTTCTGCAGCAGCAGCTCTTTAGCCAGGAGGCTGCCGATGAGATCTGCAAGAG GTTGGCTCCAGACTCCCGGCTGAACCCCCATCGCAGCCTCCTGGGCACTGGCAACTATGACGTCAATGTGATCATGGCCGCCCTGCAAGGACTGGGTCTGGCCGCCGTGTGGTGGGACCGGAGGAG GCCCCTGTCCcagctggccctgccccaggTGCTGGGGCTGATCCTGAACCTGCCCTCACCCGTGTCGCTGGGGCTGCTGTCCCTACCACTGCGCCGGCGGCACTGGGTGGCTCTGCGCCAGGTGGACGGCGTCTACTACAACCTGGACTCCAAGCTGCGGGCGCCCGAGGCCCTGGGGGACGAGGACGGCGTCAG GGCCTTCCTGGCGGCTGCGCTGGCCCAGGGCCTGTGTGAGGTGCTGCTGGTGGTGACcaaggaggtggaggagaagggCTGCTGGCTGCGGACAGACTGA
- the ASPDH gene encoding aspartate dehydrogenase domain-containing protein isoform X2 codes for MALDKVPRRVGVVGYGRLGQSLVSHLLAQGPELGLELVFVWNRDPGRMAGSVPPSLQLQNLAALGERHPDLVVEVAHPKIIHEFGAQILHHANLLVGSPSALADQTTEQQLLEASHHWDHAVFVARGALWGTEDITRLDAAGGLQSLRVTMATHPDGFRLEGPLAAAHSTRPRSVLYEGPVRGLCPFAPRNSNTMAAAALAAPSLGFDRVIGVLVADLSLTDMHVVDVELRGPPGPTGRSFAVHTHRENPAEPGAVTGSATVTAFWRSLLSCCQLPSRPGIHLC; via the exons ATGGCCCTCGACAAGGTCCCACGGAGGGTGGGGGTGGTAGGCTACGGCCGCCTTG gACAGTCCCTCGTCTCCCACCTGCTAGCTCAGGGACCGGAACTGGGCCTAGAACTTGTTTTTGTCTGGAATCGGGACCCAGGACGAATGGCAGGGAGCGTGCCTCCCTCCCTACAGCTCCAGAACCTTGCTGCCCTGGGAGAAAG gcACCCTGATCTTGTGGTGGAAGTGGCCCATCCCAAAATAATCCATGAATTTGGGGCACAAATCCTGCACCATGCCAATCTCCTG GTGGGGTCCCCCTCAGCCCTAGCTGACCAGACCACAGAGCAACAGCTCCTGGAGGCCTCGCACCACTGGGACCACGCCGTGTTTGTGGCCCGAGGGGCCCTGTGGGGCACTGAGGACATCACCAGGTTGGATGCAGCCGGGGGCCTCCAG AGCCTTCGTGTCACCATGGCCACACACCCCGATGGCTTCCGGCTAGAGGGACCCCTGGCTGCAGCCCACAGCACCAGGCCTCGCAGTGTGCTCTATGAAGGCCCTGTCCGTGGGCTCTGCCCCTTTGCCCCCCGAAACTCCAACACCATGGCAGCCGCTGCCCTGGCTGCCCCCAGCCTAGGCTTCGACCGCGTGATTGGGGTGCTTGTGGCCGATCTCAG cctcacagacaTGCACGTGGTGGATGTGGAGCTGAGAGGACCCCCAGGCCCCACAGGCCGAAGCTTTGCTGTGCACACCCACAGAGAGAACCCTGCCGAGCCAGGCGCCGTCACGGGGTCTGCCACTGTCACAGCCTTCTGGCGCAGCCTCCTGA GCTGCTGCCAGCTCCCCTCCAGGCCCGGGATCCATCTCTGCTGA
- the ASPDH gene encoding aspartate dehydrogenase domain-containing protein isoform X1 has product MALDKVPRRVGVVGYGRLGQSLVSHLLAQGPELGLELVFVWNRDPGRMAGSVPPSLQLQNLAALGERHPDLVVEVAHPKIIHEFGAQILHHANLLVGSPSALADQTTEQQLLEASHHWDHAVFVARGALWGTEDITRLDAAGGLQSLRVTMATHPDGFRLEGPLAAAHSTRPRSVLYEGPVRGLCPFAPRNSNTMAAAALAAPSLGFDRVIGVLVADLSLTDMHVVDVELRGPPGPTGRSFAVHTHRENPAEPGAVTGSATVTAFWRSLLSAARPLPSCCQLPSRPGIHLC; this is encoded by the exons ATGGCCCTCGACAAGGTCCCACGGAGGGTGGGGGTGGTAGGCTACGGCCGCCTTG gACAGTCCCTCGTCTCCCACCTGCTAGCTCAGGGACCGGAACTGGGCCTAGAACTTGTTTTTGTCTGGAATCGGGACCCAGGACGAATGGCAGGGAGCGTGCCTCCCTCCCTACAGCTCCAGAACCTTGCTGCCCTGGGAGAAAG gcACCCTGATCTTGTGGTGGAAGTGGCCCATCCCAAAATAATCCATGAATTTGGGGCACAAATCCTGCACCATGCCAATCTCCTG GTGGGGTCCCCCTCAGCCCTAGCTGACCAGACCACAGAGCAACAGCTCCTGGAGGCCTCGCACCACTGGGACCACGCCGTGTTTGTGGCCCGAGGGGCCCTGTGGGGCACTGAGGACATCACCAGGTTGGATGCAGCCGGGGGCCTCCAG AGCCTTCGTGTCACCATGGCCACACACCCCGATGGCTTCCGGCTAGAGGGACCCCTGGCTGCAGCCCACAGCACCAGGCCTCGCAGTGTGCTCTATGAAGGCCCTGTCCGTGGGCTCTGCCCCTTTGCCCCCCGAAACTCCAACACCATGGCAGCCGCTGCCCTGGCTGCCCCCAGCCTAGGCTTCGACCGCGTGATTGGGGTGCTTGTGGCCGATCTCAG cctcacagacaTGCACGTGGTGGATGTGGAGCTGAGAGGACCCCCAGGCCCCACAGGCCGAAGCTTTGCTGTGCACACCCACAGAGAGAACCCTGCCGAGCCAGGCGCCGTCACGGGGTCTGCCACTGTCACAGCCTTCTGGCGCAGCCTCCTGAGTGcggccaggcccctcccca GCTGCTGCCAGCTCCCCTCCAGGCCCGGGATCCATCTCTGCTGA